Below is a window of Candidozyma auris chromosome 3, complete sequence DNA.
TGTCTTCATGACGGCTTGCCACATTAAGTGTTTCAGGTTCCCTTTGGATCGAGTCAGCATCGGAAAGATAGCTGTGTTCCGACAACGGAGTTTCTGGCGTGTGATGAGAAAAATTCGACTGGGAAAATGTTGGGGTAGGCGGGATGAATTCGTCCCTAGCTGGCGCAGGGTGAACTGCCTGCTGAGCAACAACTCTGGAAGGCGCCTGCTGCTGATCTTGAGGTTCTCTGTCGGGACTTTCAGGAACATACGATACTTCCTCGTCACTCGAGTTATCCTCCACTCTTTCGTCCTTTCTTTCGTCTTTCAGATCTTGACTGAAAGACCCGCCTTGAGAGATCGCCAGCGGAGGCTGACTGAACGCTCTTTCCGagtcttcgtcatcatcaaagtTTCTGTTGTCGATTGAAAGCACCAAGTTGGATGGTCCTGACGCTCTTCGTTCAGAGGTCATTCTCAGTGGAGGCTCCTCGGCCACCTCTTGGTCGTAGACATCGTAGTTGTCGTAGTCGTCGCCCCATTGGTCACCGTACGAGGGAACGTCTGCCTTGACCCAGCGGGTAGACCTGTGCCTCTCGAAATTGTCGGCCATGTTCTGGGGGGTAAGGGATTGGGGGTTAGTGTTGAAGATGTAGTTATTGTGAGAAAGGGCTATGTAGTGCAGATTCGCGTGCACTAGCGAGAAGAGACCCACATACAGCTACTGACATGAATATAGGTAGAGACTATGATAAAATATGAGTTTACTGAGTATTTAAAATGGAGTATAAATTGAACTAATTGTTGAAAGACTGATATAGCTTGTAGTGCTAGTGGTGTTTCCAAAAGTTGTGTCTTGTGACGTCATGGTATGGGCCACACGCATAGTCTGCCCTTAGCAGACAGCCTGCTGGAACAGACAATTGGCTGACACTCTGCTAAGGCCGCCTACATGATAAACCTCAAGTTCATATCCTGAGGATGCGAGCAACTCAACTGAGGCTTCTGTGAGTATTTGGCAGAGAGGAGGTTTCTCATCTCGTTCAAAAGGGAAAGGTACGAGTGGTTGTTGCTCTGCTTCAACACTGAGATGAAGGCCCAACTCATGGCACCCGTATTCTGACCAGCCTCTTTGGCGTCCGCCGATGTCTGATCGTCCTTACATCCAGACATGGAGATAACATCGGCGGCTGACATTTTGCTTTGGATGATGGCATCTCTGTTGACGCTTCTGGCGTTGGtgaccttcttgaaaatgcCGCTCACAGCAGAAATGGCCCCGCCAATGTCTCCTCGCTCGTAATCCATGAATGCTTTGAAAGCGCCCGTTCCAGCGTCCTTCCACACGTTTGGCTCCTTCACTACACCTTTCGTAGAGTACACAAAGGGCAAGTCCAACGCGGTACCAGAGTGACAGCAGTCAAACAAGGCCGTCAAACGGCATCCCTGTGGCAATGGCTTCACCATCAAGTCGTGCATTGTGTCGTCCACAAGAGGGCCAGCTCTTTCGAAGTCAAGAGGGTATATGCACGAGTCAAAGCCGTCTTCCTCGTCGCCATTCTCATCAGGAACCAAACCTCCGTGAGAGGAAATGTGGAAGAAGTAAGAATCGTTAGGTCTGGCGTCTTTGACAAGCCATTGCATGGCCCTGATGATATTTTCTCTAGTGGGAATTCTCGCCAATTCTCGCTGATCATCGGTCAAGATCACCATATCATCGTACGAATAACCAAAGTACTCGTTCAAAAAACGGCTCATGTTCTTGACATCGTTGATACACCCACGCAATTCGTTCTTGGTGCCGTAGTAATTGATACCTATCAAGAGCGCTTTTCTTTTACCCGAACAGTTTGAGTACTGGAAAGTCATGTTCGAATTGTGCCCGAAACTTTGTGGGGCCAGAGGAGGAGGGCCGGAAATGGCACCGTTGTTTCCCTCAAACGATTGACCTCCATGCTGTCTGGTGAAGTTGCCCATCTGCTCGTGCATTCTCGATTGAGCCTGCTGAtactgctgctgctgctgataGAAATCCGGGGAGTTGAGATTGCCTCCTCCCTGTTGGTAGTTCCGTGGAGGTGGTCCAGATGGAGGTCCCCATTGGCCTGGAGGAGGGCCAGGGGGAGCACCGTACTGGCCAGGTGGGGGACCTTGAGGAGGACCATAGTTATTGTAGCCTTGCTGGTTGTAACCTTGCTGGCCCTGGTAGTTGTTGTACGTTCTGCCTTGGTTGGAGCCTGGAAACATGGGTAGGTGGTAACTTGACAATTGTTGTATAGAAGGAACAATGTATGGAAGCTTGTGCCTGGTTTCTCTGCAGGTGCCGACCACACGGAAACGGTCAGGCAAAAACTTCCTACCATTGGACAATACCTggatatcaagaagcaaggTGACAGCTTACTCGACTTTGTTGATTGCTGAGTTCAGAACGATGAAGTAGAATCTGGTCAATTTTGGTGTCAAGTTTGGATACCCTTGGGGTAGAATTGACTGCGAAATAGGAGAGGCTAGTACTACGCAGTGGTTGCTCGGTAAGAAATAGTCAATTGTCAAACCAAAAGcatttccttcaaaatccCGGAAATTTTCACATAAACTGCTTGAATCTTGGAGAGTTATTCCCCCAATTACTACAACATGTGCCTACCGTGTGCCAAATCGAACCGTTTAAATACTAAGTAGCCGTGTCATCTACAACTTTGGGTTGTCGATACTGTTCTGCTGCTTGATCACAGAAGGGTAAAAGTCACCGGCAAACGAGCCAAGGTGCCAGAAACCACCGTCGACAACCTGGATGGTACCAGTGACGTAAGATGCAGCTGGCGAGAACAAGTAGACAGTGGCTTCAGCAATGTCTTTCGTGGTACCCCATCTGGCCAAAGGAACCTTGTTTTGGCCCTCCTCCGAGCCCGACTGCACCAATCTGTCGAAACCTTCGGTGCCGGCGATAGCGCCAGGAGCAATACAGTTGGATCTGATGCCCAAGGGCCCGAGCTCAACAGCCAAGGCGTTCGACAAGGCGTCGATACCGGCCTTGGCCGCACCCACATGCGACTGGAAGGGCACACCGTAGTAGTGCAAGGTCGCCGACACGAAAAGAATCACAcccttgttcttcttgagctcacTGAAAGTGGCCTTAATGGTGTTGTACGAGCCCAACAAGTCAATCAGCACCACAGACTTGAAGGCGTTGGCAGACAAGTGGTTGAAGTCAGAGAGGAAGTTTCCCGCAGCACCAGCAATGACAAAGTCGATCTTACCCAACTCGTCAACAGTCTTCTTAGCCGCAGCAGCCAACTGCTCCACTTCTCTCACGTCGACCTTACCAATGCCAATCACTTTGGCACCTGGTCTCAACGCCTGGATCTCGGCAGCAGCCTTCTCGGTTTTCTCTGGGTTTCTGCCAATGATGGCAGCGTTGGCACCCAAAAGCACAAGCGCCTCAACTTGCACTCTACAGATGGTGCCGGCACCACCAGTGACAAATGCAACTTTACCTTTAAAGAGGTCTGGTTTCCACACGGAGTTTTTAACAAAAGACTGGTCCAAGGTGctcatgttgaagaaattaAAAATTGGTCTTGTTGGAAAAGTCAAGTAAAGTAGCGAGGATCCCTGGGAACTATATACTAGAATTTCGCGTATGGAGATAatgtggtttttttttttgcggGGTACCGAGGAACCAAAATTATCCGAGTATCGTCGCACAAGATGAAACGGCTACCGAGTAATTCGGGGTCTATAGAATGTAATTCTAAAATCAGAATTCTGATGGCAAATGTGCTTGAGTGCTTGCTTCTTTTAGAATCTGCTCTGGATACCTTAACTACGTAATAACTGACCCGTAGAACTCCGACCACGTGAAAGTGACATCGATAACAGGGTCTCTAAATGTGCCAGTTAACACCTGGAGCTAAAACCGCTGCAGTTAGAGCCGGTATTCGAGACAATGGCGAGCATAGCAAAGCAGTCAAATGAAACGATCTTCTTTTTACATTTTTCCCTTTCTTTCCGGAGAGGAGCTCACAAGCTTCCTTCGGTAACCGAACTGTCTGTAGGCCCGGCGCACTTATGTCGAGACCACATATCAACCATTCTGGCAATACTTGAAGCATGATCTCATCTTGCGCTATACGCTGCCGTGATGCCTTAACAGCTCCAATCATCGTAGTCTATGCTTCCTCACAATAACTACAAGATTCCCATATCTCTCAATTTCCGGCAGTTGGGCATAGgcatcttctctgcttgCTCTAGCTTGCGCTGGTCGGTGAAAAACCACCCCTGAGCGTCCTCCATTAGATCGTTTCTCTTGATCTGCTCTCTTGCACAGTTGTTCTGGGTATCTCTTATGTACAGCGcctccaccttcttgtcAAAGTTTTTGAGTTGTCTATCGCTGATGTCTTTAGTGAAGCCTGGCTTGACGTAGAATGGAATGTTATGCACGGGCGTCTTTCTCTGGACGTTGAACTTGGACGTCTTGCTGAATGAAAAGTCTGGCGTGTCCTCAGCAAATAGCGTCGACAAGAGCATTCCGAGGATGATAATGATCAACGGAAGAATCTGCATAATAGTATCCCAACCCGATGGCTGCTTTCTCCGTTGCTGCTCTTCGtatcttctttcttgctgTCTTCTCTGCTGTGATCTTGCTCGTACATTCGTGAAAAAATCTTCAGGAACACCGCCAAAAGTATTGAACATGAAGCCGTTGTTGCCAAATGTGAATGTCTGCCCTTGAGGCATGCCGCCTCCAAAGAACATATTGAATATATCATCTGAGAAGTCGGAGTTAAACCTGTGCTGAGTGAACCCCGAAGTATTGCCAAATGGAGATCCTCCGTAGGCAGATGCAGAAGAGTAGCCAGCAGCTCCTCTCAGGTCAGGGTCAGCGCCAGTCTGATCGaatatttttcttttgctggGGTCACTGAGCACTTCCCATGCTTTGTTGAGATACTTGAACGCTTCCGCTGCTCGTGGATGTGGGTTTTTGTCTGGATGAAGCTTGATCGCTAGCTTTCTATAcgatttcttgatctctccATCGGAGGCGGTTTTTGTTACCGAGAGAATTTCATAGTACTGATGCGGTTGGTGAGACAAGATTTTGAGCACGATCTTCTCTTGATCTGCGGAGTGAGACATCACAAAGTCAAGTTTTGGCGAGGAAGGAAGGGTTGATTAGTGCTTGAACTGAAAGAACTTTCCATTCCAATGAGAGGGTGTTGGGAAAAGACCCGGTACCTATATGCAGGCACACACATAAGCGAGACGAGATTTCCAGAAACAACAGAGATCAAAAAGGGGAAACTTAAAGCAGAGACAAAAGTGCCGCAGATAAAGCACCCatatcttcaaaaaaaaaaaaaaagagaaatcaacaaaattgtTGTTTGAtaaaaatgcaaaaaaaaggggCATGCTGGGAATTGAACCCAGGGCCTCTCACAGTTTTGATCAATGCAGTGCACCGCATCGTCGCCCAAAGCGAGAATCATACCACTAGACCACACGCCCTTTGCTAGTTTATAACTGATTTTTAGCTGTATAAGTCAGCTAAAAGTAGGGGATGGAATCAAGCAAAATTCAAGCAAAACAGTACTTGTTGTacattttcaaaattgaaACACAACAAAACCCTACGAAATGGACCATGACGGCCCTAAGAGGCAAAAATCAGCTTTTTCATCTTGATGACTCGTTCGAGTCAACAAAGGACGGACAAAATTGTGCAAACGGACTCGAATAAGCAAAGAGTAAGAGTGCAAAATTCAGCTGCGGCTGGTGATCAAGCCTGTCAATCGCCTTTTAGTCAATATTTGCTCACCATGCTGGAGATAGCCAGTGCATAAAACGGCGCACCAAATCGAccatggctgcaaactccCTTGGgcccttcaacaaagagcGCAACAACCAGGTGAATAAAACCCACCAAAACGCACCAACCGAGCATACAGTGAAGCATCGGCAACGTCTAGACTATGGGAAAAAACGAAACATAAGAAGACAGCACAATGAGggtaaaaagaaaaaaaaaaaaaaaaaaaattaagaAACCTCAACGTCCTCCCCCCTCCCATGACCCAGCTAGCTCGCCCCACATTCTGAAATCCCCAAGATTCGATCGCTCTGCTATCACGCACTAGCACGTTGTAGCCGCTCGGTCCGGTCCAAAAAAAGCCCATCTGTGTTGACCTGAAGCAGTCCCTCACACACTGTGCCTGGTCACAATGCTAAGACTCTAGGTCGTCTTGGCGGTGGCAGGCAGGAGACTCGGGGCGCGAAGTGCGCAGCCAGCTGGGTCACCACGAGGCgcggaagaaaaaggagaCTGGCGACGGAATGAGAACGGTTGGAAAACAGAAGCCAATGATCAGCAACGAAGGAATAAGAAAAACAcgaaaaaagagaaataCACGAAAAAacagaaaagaagagaaaagaaatctCGTGGAGAAGCAattgcattgaagaaaatgggAGGAGAAGAGTGATGGCCAAAGTCACTTTTCTGCTTGGATGGCGCTTCGCAGTGAGTGCCCAGCGCCAGGGTTCCTTCGGTGCCAGTGCCTTCTTCGCGCTGTAGCTTGCTGCGAGGCACTTGGCTGTAGGAGATAACAAAGGTAAAGCTAGGAGCTGAAGAGGGCTTTAATAGTGGAGttgttttctctttttgtccccttttttcttctcttttacctttgttcttcttcttcttcttcttcttattCTTCGAGTTCACATCTCCCTGTAGATCCTTCCCTCCTccatttgcacccatcCGCAATCGGTGAAACTGGGGTGCGACCAGCAAGCCGGAGCCAGGGAAATAGCAAATCACATAGTAGACCCTCTCGTGGAAATCTATCCTCTTCGGACCCTACCGCCGTGAATGACCTGCCCCTGACAAGCATTTCGTGCACACGGCAACGACAAGAAAAGTGGTGGATAGTAGCGGGTCCCCTTGGTAGTAGTAGTGATGTCGGGCTGTGTGCCGCAGTTGCCGCCGGTGTCCTACATAAGCGAGCAATGCGACCGCTGCCTGCAAAATATATAAGCACCGGCGTTTACTACGTTTACTACCTCCACCATCTAGGGAAAAAAGATCTAAATACAATGAGGATCAATGTGGTTCTGGCGTGGGCACTAGCTGCCATTGGTGCGGCGCCCGCCATGGCAAAAGGCGTGTTCAAGCTAGATTTCGAGGTACACAACGGTAACTCCAGAGACGACTTTGGGCCCGGCAGAAAACCCACCTTTGTCAAGCGAGATGGCTCCTCCGAGATGGAGCTTCACAACGAGCGGTCTTTTTATAGAGCTGACATCAAAATCGGCTCTCTGGGCGACAAGGTTGGTGTGTTGGTTGACACGGGCTCCTCCGACCTCTGGGTGATGCCTCCAGACGTTGTGTGTGGTGTGACGCCAACAGGCTACAGTAAGCGTGGGTATGAGCTTTCTGGCGTCGAGAAGCGTGGAATTCccgacgatgacgacgtGAGTCTCACCAAGAGAAAGAACATTGCCGATCTCAGTGCGTTGGAAGACGCCATCAAGGCCCATGATGACGTTGAGGATGTGCACAACAAGGAATTGGAGGCTGTTGAGCCCTCAAAGGTTACTGACTCTCCCACAGCTTCAGTCCACAACAAAGATTGTAATGGtctcttctgcttctcgACAATTTGGCTCACAGGCACTGCTGTGCCTTCCGGCGGGAGCGGTGGAGGAGGCGGCAGACCCTCAGGTCCTGACGCTTCGCGTACAA
It encodes the following:
- the MCA1 gene encoding Ca(2+)-dependent cysteine protease MCA1; protein product: MFPGSNQGRTYNNYQGQQGYNQQGYNNYGPPQGPPPGQYGAPPGPPPGQWGPPSGPPPRNYQQGGGNLNSPDFYQQQQQYQQAQSRMHEQMGNFTRQHGGQSFEGNNGAISGPPPSAPQSFGHNSNMTFQYSNCSGKRKALLIGINYYGTKNELRGCINDVKNMSRFLNEYFGYSYDDMVILTDDQRELARIPTRENIIRAMQWLVKDARPNDSYFFHISSHGGLVPDENGDEEDGFDSCIYPLDFERAGPLVDDTMHDLMVKPLPQGCRLTALFDCCHSGTALDLPFVYSTKGVVKEPNVWKDAGTGAFKAFMDYERGDIGGAISAVSGIFKKVTNARSVNRDAIIQSKMSAADVISMSGCKDDQTSADAKEAGQNTGAMSWAFISVLKQSNNHSYLSLLNEMRNLLSAKYSQKPQLSCSHPQDMNLRFIM
- the SPS20 gene encoding Sps20p, producing MSTLDQSFVKNSVWKPDLFKGKVAFVTGGAGTICRVQVEALVLLGANAAIIGRNPEKTEKAAAEIQALRPGAKVIGIGKVDVREVEQLAAAAKKTVDELGKIDFVIAGAAGNFLSDFNHLSANAFKSVVSIDLLGSYNTIKATFSELKKNKGVILFVSATLHYYGVPFQSHVGAAKAGIDALSNALAVELGPLGIRSNCIAPGAIAGTEGFDRLVQSGSEEGQNKVPLARWGTTKDIAEATVYLFSPAASYVTGTIQVVDGGFWHLGSFAGDFYPSVIKQQNSIDNPKL
- the HLJ1 gene encoding type I HSP40 co-chaperone HLJ1; translated protein: MSHSADQEKIVLKILSHQPHQYYEILSVTKTASDGEIKKSYRKLAIKLHPDKNPHPRAAEAFKYLNKAWEVLSDPSKRKIFDQTGADPDSRGAAGYSSASAYGGSPFGNTSGFTQHRFNSDFSDDIFNMFFGGGMPQGQTFTFGNNGFMFNTFGGVPEDFFTNVRARSQQRRQQERRYEEQQRRKQPSGWDTIMQILPLIIIILGMLLSTLFAEDTPDFSFSKTSKFNVQRKTPVHNIPFYVKPGFTKDISDRQLKNFDKKVEASYIRDTQNNCAREQIKRNDLMEDAQGWFFTDQRKLEQAEKMPMPNCRKLRDMGIL